GCGACCCGGCCCGATTAttaatcgttttttttttttttttcggggcCCAGACCCACCCCGCTGGGCCTCGTTTAGCCGCTTGGGGCCAAATCTGGcccaaccaaaatttttttttaagcccattAAGATTTTTTGCCATATTCAAGcccattaacatttttttgtatTAAGATTTTTGGCATTTGGGCCATGTTATATGGCAGCCAAATCAATCCAAATCATATGCAGCCAAATCAATCCAAATCATAGgttaatcataaatcaataaatcacctgttaattatacatttataaattaataaatcataactaaaatcacccgttaaatataaaaataaaataaatccaacaagTCCAAGAACTAAGTATCACAAGTCCAAcaagttcaagaaattaaaaagttacaaaacaaatcccacaagtctaagaaatttaaaaggctaagaaattacaaaatgtcttatcctccacaaaccaacaaattaatccaacaagtctaagaaattaaaaaggctactaaattaatacaaaatgtcTAATCATCCACAATTGTGACACAACTCCTATCCTCTTCATTAGGCTTCCCATCATCAAGAATTGATTGAAGTGTACAATCTCCAGACATAGTTGAAGAACCTACAAcaacaatgaattaaaaaatggaataaacttcatcaaattgtaactagcaaatataaaaatacaattttgattttataaatagaaattagACAATTGCTAACCGTTGATTTCACTCCATAACCAATTTTGAGCACACATCATTGCCTCTATAGTCTTGGGATGTAGCCTACTACGGTGTGGACTTAAAAGTCTCCCACTAGTTGGGGACGTTTTTATTGCTATTTTAAAGAGCAAAATAATGTAAACCAAAGAACAATTATTGGTAGATGTTGTAAATGTGATGGGGCTGTGTGAATACATGCAAAATTAGACAGAGGCGTTTTTGTGGTATGAATGAAAGTAGACATAATAGAACATCTTCGATCATAGGTATTGAGAGGTGTGGATCTTACTCAATGGGTAAATGCAATATTGTTATGACATTTGTGTAACAATATTTGTGTAAGAGGAATGTTGTATACAACTATTAAATCATGTATTTTTAGACAACAAACATTTTTGTGGTATGCATAAAAATAGATGTAATATATTTTCACCATAGGTATAGAAAGAGGTGGATCCTAACAATGAAGATATGCAAATGTTTTACCAATAGTTACTCACAatatcagcagtttgtaaaactttttataaaaaaagttatatctctagcattattcttattTGGATAtcaaaataatgtaaaaaaattgtactcaTGAGGTGGTTCAAGTTAATAACGGGACTTGTAGAATAAAATTGCGTGCAAAATTTTACTTTACATAATTGGATCAAAGTTATAATAATTGGATCAAAGTCTAAGATTTACCTATTGGCTTGATTACACATATTGGGTAAATGTAGAGTCATATGTGTCTAGATATATTTAGGATTAGGATTTCAAGCTCATAGATCCATTATTCTAAAAAGTGTTATTGAGTTCATACTACgttttataaaaagttttacAAAAAGCCTAAAATAGTTAAGTTTTTGTATATTATTGCTTGGATATCAAAATAAAGTCAAAAAAATTGTACTCTCGATCACACATGTTTGGCCATTGTTGTTGTTCTAGATCACTATGTACTATGTAGTCACGTTTATCATGGTAACCTAAGTTGAGTAGAGGCCAAAGTTGCTCTACTGGTTATTACTTCCAAAGCAAAAGGCAGGCTTTTGCGCATTCTTTTTGGAAAGTGATGATTTCAAAGTTCTAGAACATCCTCAGTCGAGCTCATCCTCTAGATTGGCTAGTTGCTCTTGTAATATTAAGTCATTAAATTTTTACTCTAATCTTTCTCCTTTTGCTCTCTatctcaaatctcaaatctGTAAAGCTATAAATTCTCTGGTTCATAATTTGCTTAATGTACCATGTTTTGTGGCcatccgaaaaaaaaaaaaacaatgtaccTTGTTTGGTAATCTTTAAGAAACACTAAGAATTTCAAGTTTTCCGTGGTTGTTTGTCTAGTTAGGAGGAAAAGATGGTTCCTCCATTCCAAAATGTTGGTCTTGTTTAAAGAATTcaactttttaagaaaatatcatttaatgTATTATTTGTCAGTTAAAATGGCACAAATTACtttcattaatttaaactatagagaaagaatgacattgattttttaaataaagtaaaggATAAGATAcgaattttaaataaagtaaaggATAAGATAGGAATGAAAAGAGTGCTTCATTTTGAGACATcataaaatagaatagaggaccAACAATTTAAGACGAATGGAGTATTTACAATTAGTTTAGAACAAAAATACCCACACAGAACTTCAAAGAGGTTTTAAGGTTCCAAAAATGAGGAAAGGAAAACATAAGAATAAATAAACCGAGCAAAGTGATTGAATCTTTTGTATGAATTTTCTGCAATACCATGTTGCTGTGTTGCTGCACTAACATAAGAATAAATAAACCGAATAAATAATGATCCATGTTGCTGTGTTTTGAAGGAACTGGAATGAGAAAAGGAAGATGGTACCCACAAACTACGTATATGATTCTTGCAACAGATACAAATCCTACATTACCAAACTGAATGCAACTGCCCTGGTTGAAACCCTGAATACATTACACTAATCTACAGCATTTTCTAGTGAAACCATTTGCAAACTCATCAAATCATGCGAGTCAACAGCAGATAATACATTTATAATGGTGAAAATGCCTCACCAGGGTGATTTTTCGtagagtttttttattaaaaaaattcatggtATTTAAACATTGAAGATGAAGGCGATTACCGAAAACAACTATTACCtatattcattcattcattcattaccaaaaaaatttatcgattgaaaataaaataattgaaaaattaaataataaaatagtgcTGATATCAAACTCTAtaggtccgtttggatagagtttatttttgctgaaactgaaaacactgtagcaaaataatttttaaatgtgtgaatagttttgtgagacccatttttaataaaaaagttactgaaaagtgaaatgtgtggatccgtgaacagtacattCATATACTGTTCACAGTTAACTTGGTCCTATTAtgcagctgaaaaaaaaaaaaaaaaaaaaaaaaatcagaaaacgCAGACGCTGGATTCATTCGAATCCAAATGGGCACTATAAAGAATCAAAGCATGTGTTCACTAGATACTAGCGCTAAGATTGaggcaaaaacaattaaaatgcTAATACACCAATTCTGTTTCTCAGTTTCTACTCaactctataaatatatatatatatatattattctttttttttattcctataTAATTGAAAAAAGTTCTTTATTCCTATTTTTGTCCTTAGACTATTGAATAAGCACAATTTGCAAAGATTAGggacaaaaaatcaaaatgagcTTTTGGTAAGTTAAAAGACAAATTATATCTTGAAAAATACCATGTTCACAACAAATCTAAAgtgataagtttttatttattactagtAGGCCAAAAAGATATTTCAATAGTAGATTTacattagaaccaataacatataaaagagaaaagagttaCTCTAATGCGTAGCATATAAAAGACTTTAATTAGACACTTTAGGATGGCCTATCAAACTTAATTTCATACATCATGCAAACCCAGACAGAAGAGAAACCAAGCTGCAGCctttaaagtaaaaattaataataaacatCAAAACCAGATGAATCTGCTAGGTCTGCATCAGGACATCtgacaaaatatgaaaataagataCTCCCAACTCAGTTTAACATCCTTTAACAAAAACTACATTGAGAACGATAATGTCAAAATTTAAGACAAACAAGAAAATGCAGTTCAACTCTCAGTCGCGTCCCTCAGCCTTCTGATGGTACTCCTAACAGTCACAGCACTTGCAGTACTGTCAAAGTAAAGCAGAAAAACAGAAATTAGAATCCTCAACTACcaaacttttaaataaataacaaactcAAAGCTTTGAGAAAAATCCTTACTTCAATGTGTAAGCGCCTCCTGCTTTCACTTTTCCACAATCCTTGCAACCCCAGATGCCCACAGCCTTTCTCTTCACTGCAAACTGCAAAATTACACCATTCATTAAAATGATAGCTTGAATTAAAGCAGAGACTTAAATGGAACTCCAGTCAAGCCATTAACCAGAGTCCAGCATCTGAGAAGTCACTCAATGATAAGAGATGGACACAAGGGGAGATACCTTCCCGCAAAACTCGCAGAAGTATTTGCTGTGCTGGCTGACTTCCATCTTCTTAATCTGCTTCCTCAAACTAGCACCATATCGGGTCCctgaaataaaacaatataagtACGATAACTTAATCATAAAAGATGCTAGTAAACCCTTAATCATAAAAGATGTGGTTGGTTCTTATCCAGTTAGGTTCTTATATTAATCTTGCCAATTTGCTAGGAAGTAACAGTGTTTGGGAGTGTAGATTGGGTTGGCAACATGCTGGTCCATGATTTTATATAAGTCAGGTCCTCCTTTTATGGTTTTGAACATTGGGTTTGTTTAGGTTTTGAACCTTCAATTTGTTTAAGTTGATTTTGTATTCATGGCTTCTATAAATTTTGCACAAgtatttgaaaaatgaaactTTTGACAGCATCCTGATTCCTGAGTGAATGATACAACACCAATTGCAAGAATTTGTAATATTAAGCACAGTATGCCACACAATATTTAGTCCATAAAATCAAACGTGAGATTTCGTTAGCAAGAGTCAGATTATTTGAGTCTCATTTACCACAAACCAGCCACTTAGAAGAGGGAATAGCCAACCTACCATGCTAACTACACaacattaacttttttttttccaatcatCTACAATTATTCTAGCCCAGTAGTGTGAATGCAAAAAAGAGTAACACATCTTCCCATTGATCTATAAATTTCAAGAGATGTATATCAAAGAGACAAATTTTTATGTAGAACTTACCATACTTCCCAACAATACCGGCCTTCTTGGTTCTCTTAGTCTGCATACCATCAGAATGATCAAGACAGAAGGTAAGGCACAAaccatgaaaaacaaaaaataaaaggcaaccCAGAAATAGTCATTTTCATATCTATGATTAATATCAACCAACAATAAACACATCCATTACTGGTAAACAGGAACAAAGAAACAACACTAGAATCAGAAGCTCAAGGAAAATATCACACTGCTATTACTCatatgataaaagaaaaactttcaaaaaattatgaaataagtCATCTCATCACATACAAAATCAGCCAGAAATCACACAGACCAGATGGCAACACATGCTTTCACAAAAATAGGACAATAAAACAGCAGCCTAGGATATCAAACTACAAAGTAGACCCATAAAGCAGTGCACAAGAACTACCACTCTTCGACATTTTCAGAAGCAAAATGTACACATCCCAAACAATCGGTTAAACCTATTCATATCAACCCAATTGGAATCACAACTTTAGTTACCACCCAGAATAGCATGTCCAAAATTATAGGATCTCCATACCATTACAAACAGAACCACCCTATACTCCAATACACACTATCACAGCACATTGAAACATATAAACCTTAAACCATTGTCTTCTGGGTAAAAAGAAGACAATCATCTATAATACTATTGTTCAAACAGGATTGAGCTATCTTTTAATATTACTTCAGCAATTAAAAATtccaacaaaatataaacaaccCAGAAAATCTTTAATAGATTCAAAGCCTCTAAGCTACTTAAACCATCTATTTCAATTGGTTTGCTTAAGCTGatttcaaatcaaatattttcaaaaaaacgaTATAATAATATCCAAACAGGAAAAAATCATCAGATTCAAGCTAAACCAGCATATGGGTAAGCATAATAAcatcatataaacaaaaaacaaacaaaaaaatcttctccttcattattttctcagcaaccaaacaacaGGGAAAAATGAAAGCAAACACGATTTCAAGCTAAAAGCTAACAGttttctcaaaacccaaatgcCAAAAACATAAATCAGATCCATTTTCCAGTTTAAACTTGAATATCACAGAGATGAGAGAGTACCATTTTGGTTGGGGCTTAGGAGGAGCTGGAAACCCTAGAAGATGAACTCTCTCTGTTCACGAGCGGCCAAGCTAAGCGTATCGTTTCGTTgattgctttatatatatgtatttatactagagacacagagagagagagagaggccacTAGGGTTTGTGTTTTCTCTTTGAGGCCTGTGTTCATGGGCCGGGTTTGTGAACCCAAAGGCCTATGAGTTCCCAACTtctcttttggattttattttaagacaaaattgcaaaattttacCATATATAAAGCTTGGGCTAAATTTGATTTTCCTCgctcaaatataatataattattaattctcattgtataattataattttttttttatagaattttagttgtagggtttaattttatagaaaaataataagttaataattAAGTAATATGTGAACAAGTTTGaacatgtaattttatttggtaGTGAAATTGAGTTTGATCTAATTTTGACTCATGTTcgagaaaaattaataaaaaaatcataaaattttaaaattcaacttGTTTGCAGCCATATGTTTTTTCGTATggattttcaacttttttaattatttaatgatCGTTTAaacataacaattaaaaaatgagTAATGCTGCATgacatttttcataatatagTTGCAttgacaagtttttattggtttttatctaaGCCCTCTATCGACATCActttatcatcttttttattttctagggaaaaagagggggggggggggattcgCTTGGGTAGTCATTACCCCCCACCCCATGGTACATTGTCACTCGGGCTTTTTGATAAGCTCATGGGTACCACCAATGCATATCAAGACATACAACTACTCCCATGGGTACCACCAA
This genomic stretch from Quercus robur chromosome 4, dhQueRobu3.1, whole genome shotgun sequence harbors:
- the LOC126723313 gene encoding 60S ribosomal protein L37a-1-like isoform X2: MTKRTKKAGIVGKYGTRYGASLRKQIKKMEVSQHSKYFCEFCGKFAVKRKAVGIWGCKDCGKVKAGGAYTLNTASAVTVRSTIRRLRDATES
- the LOC126723313 gene encoding 60S ribosomal protein L37a-1-like isoform X1, which gives rise to MQTKRTKKAGIVGKYGTRYGASLRKQIKKMEVSQHSKYFCEFCGKFAVKRKAVGIWGCKDCGKVKAGGAYTLNTASAVTVRSTIRRLRDATES